The following are from one region of the Littorina saxatilis isolate snail1 linkage group LG4, US_GU_Lsax_2.0, whole genome shotgun sequence genome:
- the LOC138964744 gene encoding uncharacterized protein isoform X3, with the protein MLFFILLLLLLLFFFFLQNGSIMMHKFPLSRGMVMVQAALKKNIVTVKADTTSEVHKATGDVQTAVAALKAPDSDYNAADVVTVKASEVHQATGDVQTAVAALKAPDDPDYNAADVVTVKAHTTSEVHKATGDVQTAVAALKAPDDPDYNAADVVTVKASEVHQATGDVQTAVAALKAPDSDYNAADVVTVKASEVHQATGDVQTAVAALKAPDDPDYNAADVVTVKAHTTSEVHKATGDVQTAVAALKVPDDPDYNAADDVTGPKFKQLICSKANPDTTQT; encoded by the exons atgttattttttattttattattattattattattattttttttttttttgcagaatGGCAGCATAATGATGCACAAATTCCCACTTTCACGTGGGATGGTTATGGTTCAGGCAGCTTTAA AGAAGAACATTGTCACAGTAAAAGCCGACACCACCAGCGAAGTCCATAAAGCCACTGGGGACGTCCAGACTGCTGTTGCTGCCCTCAAG GCGCCAGATTCGGATTACAACGCAGCTGATGTTGTCACAGTAAAAGCTAGCGAAGTTCATCAAGCCACTGGGGACGTCCAGACTGCTGTTGCTGCCCTCAAG GCGCCTGATGACCCGGATTACAACGCAGCTGATGTTGTCACAGTAAAAGCCCACACCACCAGTGAAGTTCATAAAGCCACTGGGGACGTCCAGACTGCTGTTGCTGCCCTCAAG GCGCCTGATGACCCGGATTACAACGCAGCTGATGTTGTCACAGTAAAAGCTAGCGAAGTTCATCAAGCCACTGGGGACGTCCAGACTGCTGTTGCTGCCCTCAAG GCGCCCGATTCGGATTACAACGCAGCTGATGTTGTCACAGTAAAAGCTAGCGAAGTTCATCAAGCCACTGGGGACGTCCAGACTGCTGTTGCTGCCCTCAAG GCGCCTGATGACCCGGATTACAACGCAGCTGATGTTGTCACAGTAAAAGCCCACACCACCAGTGAAGTTCATAAAGCCACTGGGGACGTCCAGACCGCTGTTGCTGCCCTCAAG GTGCCGGATGACCCGGATTACAACGCAGCTGATGATGTCACAGGTCCAAAATTCAAACAGCTTATTTGCTCAAAGGCTAACCCAGACACCACACAGACTTAG
- the LOC138964744 gene encoding uncharacterized protein isoform X1: MLFFILLLLLLLFFFFLQNGSIMMHKFPLSRGMVMVQAALKKNIVTVKADTTSEVHKATGDVQTAVAALKAPDDPDYNAADVVTVKAHTTSEVHKATGDIQTAVAALKAPDSDYNAADVVTVKASEVHQATGDVQTAVAALKAPDDPDYNAADVVTVKAHTTSEVHKATGDVQTAVAALKAPDDPDYNAADVVTVKASEVHQATGDVQTAVAALKAPDSDYNAADVVTVKASEVHQATGDVQTAVAALKAPDDPDYNAADVVTVKAHTTSEVHKATGDVQTAVAALKVPDDPDYNAADDVTGPKFKQLICSKANPDTTQT, translated from the exons atgttattttttattttattattattattattattattttttttttttttgcagaatGGCAGCATAATGATGCACAAATTCCCACTTTCACGTGGGATGGTTATGGTTCAGGCAGCTTTAA AGAAGAACATTGTCACAGTAAAAGCCGACACCACCAGCGAAGTCCATAAAGCCACTGGGGACGTCCAGACTGCTGTTGCTGCCCTCAAG GCGCCTGATGACCCGGATTACAACGCAGCTGATGTTGTCACAGTAAAAGCCCACACCACCAGTGAAGTTCATAAAGCCACTGGGGACATCCAGACTGCTGTTGCTGCCCTCAAG GCGCCAGATTCGGATTACAACGCAGCTGATGTTGTCACAGTAAAAGCTAGCGAAGTTCATCAAGCCACTGGGGACGTCCAGACTGCTGTTGCTGCCCTCAAG GCGCCTGATGACCCGGATTACAACGCAGCTGATGTTGTCACAGTAAAAGCCCACACCACCAGTGAAGTTCATAAAGCCACTGGGGACGTCCAGACTGCTGTTGCTGCCCTCAAG GCGCCTGATGACCCGGATTACAACGCAGCTGATGTTGTCACAGTAAAAGCTAGCGAAGTTCATCAAGCCACTGGGGACGTCCAGACTGCTGTTGCTGCCCTCAAG GCGCCCGATTCGGATTACAACGCAGCTGATGTTGTCACAGTAAAAGCTAGCGAAGTTCATCAAGCCACTGGGGACGTCCAGACTGCTGTTGCTGCCCTCAAG GCGCCTGATGACCCGGATTACAACGCAGCTGATGTTGTCACAGTAAAAGCCCACACCACCAGTGAAGTTCATAAAGCCACTGGGGACGTCCAGACCGCTGTTGCTGCCCTCAAG GTGCCGGATGACCCGGATTACAACGCAGCTGATGATGTCACAGGTCCAAAATTCAAACAGCTTATTTGCTCAAAGGCTAACCCAGACACCACACAGACTTAG
- the LOC138964744 gene encoding uncharacterized protein isoform X2 produces the protein MLFFILLLLLLLFFFFLQNGSIMMHKFPLSRGMVMVQAALKKNIVTVKADTTSEVHKATGDVQTAVAALKAPDDPDYNAADVVTVKAHTTSEVHKATGDIQTAVAALKAPDSDYNAADVVTVKASEVHQATGDVQTAVAALKAPDDPDYNAADVVTVKAHTTSEVHKATGDVQTAVAALKAPDSDYNAADVVTVKASEVHQATGDVQTAVAALKAPDDPDYNAADVVTVKAHTTSEVHKATGDVQTAVAALKVPDDPDYNAADDVTGPKFKQLICSKANPDTTQT, from the exons atgttattttttattttattattattattattattattttttttttttttgcagaatGGCAGCATAATGATGCACAAATTCCCACTTTCACGTGGGATGGTTATGGTTCAGGCAGCTTTAA AGAAGAACATTGTCACAGTAAAAGCCGACACCACCAGCGAAGTCCATAAAGCCACTGGGGACGTCCAGACTGCTGTTGCTGCCCTCAAG GCGCCTGATGACCCGGATTACAACGCAGCTGATGTTGTCACAGTAAAAGCCCACACCACCAGTGAAGTTCATAAAGCCACTGGGGACATCCAGACTGCTGTTGCTGCCCTCAAG GCGCCAGATTCGGATTACAACGCAGCTGATGTTGTCACAGTAAAAGCTAGCGAAGTTCATCAAGCCACTGGGGACGTCCAGACTGCTGTTGCTGCCCTCAAG GCGCCTGATGACCCGGATTACAACGCAGCTGATGTTGTCACAGTAAAAGCCCACACCACCAGTGAAGTTCATAAAGCCACTGGGGACGTCCAGACTGCTGTTGCTGCCCTCAAG GCGCCCGATTCGGATTACAACGCAGCTGATGTTGTCACAGTAAAAGCTAGCGAAGTTCATCAAGCCACTGGGGACGTCCAGACTGCTGTTGCTGCCCTCAAG GCGCCTGATGACCCGGATTACAACGCAGCTGATGTTGTCACAGTAAAAGCCCACACCACCAGTGAAGTTCATAAAGCCACTGGGGACGTCCAGACCGCTGTTGCTGCCCTCAAG GTGCCGGATGACCCGGATTACAACGCAGCTGATGATGTCACAGGTCCAAAATTCAAACAGCTTATTTGCTCAAAGGCTAACCCAGACACCACACAGACTTAG